From the genome of Bactrocera oleae isolate idBacOlea1 chromosome 2, idBacOlea1, whole genome shotgun sequence, one region includes:
- the LOC106617284 gene encoding uncharacterized protein, with amino-acid sequence MVLYNWIFHVLLVFAAMVRGKLYRECIGFENDQKYVASQDDCGKYIYCDGKNSFEGACLGDNYFNVKEGKCDERASIVCKVGQQSTGEVGLGGASSDGLRVDPVNAYNNNNFNIDNNIVGNWNVLGGQWMSQEQQLLDGFGGGIVGSEAVTGLALNAIDVGNTGSSTSMAQTPLCPRRYGLENVIYMPNTQSCAAYYVCYNGIAIPMICPRHSYFNQETSHCERENNMYCPYDRPVRLICNRGVYDYIPHSRNCGYYYFCSNGYLMIFQCPFQYLWDYERRSCVQRAEAKCFSSAIAEAMFS; translated from the exons ATGGTGCTATATAATTGGATCTTTCATGTACTACTTGTCTTCGCGGCCATGGTGCGCGGTAAACTCTACCGTGAGTGCATTGGTTTTGAAAACGATCAGAAGTATGTTGCGAGCCAGGATGATTGCGGCAAATATATCTACTGTGATGGCAAAAATTCCTTTGAAGGCGCGTGCCTCGGTGACAACTACTTCAATGTGAAAGAGGGTAAATGTGATGAACGCGCCTCGATCGTGTGTAAAGTGGGTCAACAATCGACAGGCGAAGTCGGTTTGGGCGGTGCGAGCAGTGATGGTTTGCGTGTTGATCCCGTCAAtgcctacaacaacaacaactttaatattgataataatattGTTGGCAATTGGAATGTTTTGGGTGGACAATGGATGAGTCAAGAGCAACAACTATTGGATGGTTTTGGTGGCGGTATTGTTGGCAGCGAGGCTGTAACTGGTTTGGCGCTGAATGCCATCGATGTGGGCAACACAGGCTCTTCTACCTCAATGGCACAGACGCCATTGTGTCCACGGCGTTATGGTCTAGAAAATGTTATATACATGCCCAACACCCAGTCTTGTGCCGCATACTATGTGTGCTATAACGGTATTGCCATACCGATGATTTGTCCACGGCACAGCTACTTCAACCAGGAGACGTCGCATTGCGAACGAGAAAACAATATGTACTGTCCG tATGATCGGCCGGTGCGTTTGATATGCAATCGTGGCGTTTACGACTACATTCCGCATTCGCGTAATTGCGGCTACTACTACTTCTGCTCCAATGGCTATTTGATGATCTTCCAGTGTCCCTTCCAGTATTTGTGGGACTATGAGCGACGCTCCTGCGTACAACGTGCGGAAGCGAAATGCTTTTCTAGCGCCATTGCGGAAGCGATGTTCAGTTAG